The DNA window acaggtATAAAAGAAGtatcaaataaaacattgatgttaaaaatcaaatgaaattaaAGCAAGATCATAAAAATAGGTCTTGAGCTGTTTCTTAAAACTATCAACAGAAGTTGCTTATGTAATTTGTGGTGGGAGTTTGTTCCAAACCTTTGGTGCATAAAAACAGGCTGCTTCACCTTTGATAGTTCATTTTTGGAACATTTAGCAAGTCTGCACTACACGACCTAAGGGGACAGTTTGCTCTGATAAGCAATCAAAAATGTATGAAGGTGCTGAACATGATGAGGATGAACACGGATGACAAGAAACCCTCATTATTAGTGCTTTTAGACTTAAGCGCTGCTTTTGATACAGTGGATCATGACTTTCTTAttaacagactgcagacatGTGTTGGCCTCTCTGGCTCAGTTTTAGACCGGTTATGGACTTATCTGTCTGGCAGAGACtgttttgttgggttttttaaattttattttgttattttcttggTGACCACTCCTCAGCTAACACTAGCATAAAGTGGGGTTCctcaaggctccattctgggacCTGTGTTGTTCAGTCTGTATATGCTGCAACTGGGAAATATCATCAAAGAACACAGGATATAATTTCTcagctatgctgatgatacacaaccATACATCTCTTTGTCACGCAATGACACCAACCCTATTAATAAATGGTTCAATACACTGATCATATCAACTTGTGGATGTCACTTCATTTCTTGTAATTGAACAAAGATAAGACAGAGGTTTTAATTATCAGAGCAAAGGTCCAGAGAGAGATACTGTGCACTAACTTAAAATCCCCGGCAGAAAATGACCCAATTAAAAAGTCTTGGTGTACTTCTAGACCCTGatttgaatcttgaatctcaCATCAGTAATCTCACTAAAACTGACCTTTATCGCCTTATAAATATTGCTAAACTGCAGCCATTTCTGCCTCAGGAAGATACTGAGAGACTTATGCATGCTTTTATCACTAGCAGGCTTGATTACTGCAATGCTCTCCTTTCTGGTCTTTCTAAAAAAGCTATAAATAAGCTACAGATCATTCAGAATGCAGCAGCTCGTGTACTGATGAAGACCAGAAGGAGCGCACACATCTCACCTGTCGTAAAGTCCCTTCACTGGCTGCCTGTCAGTTTTAGAATAGATTCTAAAATCCTTTTATTGGTGTTCAAATCACCCAATGGACTAGTGCCTGAACACATGTCAGGCATGCTTTTGATGTATGCTCCCTCTTGATCACTCAGGTGCTCTGGCACTGGCCTTTTAGTTGTTCCCCGGGTGAGGACAAAGAACTACAGGGAGGCGGCATTTAGTGTCTGTGGTCCTCGCCTCTGGAGCAGCCTGCCAGAGGAGCTGAAGGCATCATAATCTGTAAACACCTTTATAAGAAATCTTAAGACATAACTTCTTAATCAATTTTATTTCAATCTACCCTCTTCTACTGTGCTACACTGGTCTCTCTGTTCTACCATTTCTCTTATGTCCTATATTATCCTATATATTATGTATCTATTATTCCTATATTATCATTTCCTTATATCTCCTCACTGTATTGTTGTTCATTGTATTGTTAAGCACCTTGTATTGCTGTTTGCATGAGAGgcattatataaataaagtttgattgattgagagaaactttccatttcCTAATTGTTCAACAGTACATTGACTGTGGACCTTATTTTTGACTCATTACAGAtcacttttaatattttgtctctGAATGTGAGTAGAAGAGCTGAAGAGCTGGAgattatatataaaatcaagAGTAAATTGAATGTTTCAGGTCTTGTTTTACTGCAGTTTACTTCTGTCAAACAACACAAAGCAGTAGATATGACACTACAGCCTGAACACCATTTATAAATCGTACAGCAAAGGCCtctgtattgttttattatgagttttatttttaactgctGAGAGGAGGCTGAGTGAAAAGCAGCTACACCTTGACATCAAAGAGCTCTCTGGCGCTGATAAGCTGAGTCAGGACGGGCCTGTGGACTCACGTCAGCAATCTATTGCAGAGAGCCAAAGTTTATTTAAGGACTTTTTCACTCAGCATCTCCTCTGCACTGTACCGTGACAACTATGACACCGCAGATCAGGTATAAGTCCAGATAAGTCCTCACCTGCCTGCAAACATGAGACTTGCAACTAATTCTATCATATTCAGTCATTGTGTAAAGTGTGAATGAAGAGAGGTGGCATTGGACATGATACTCGTGCAAATATCTTGATGAAACGTGTGATGCATTTTccttaaaacacaataaactcCCCTCTGACCGCGCCATGGATCACACTTTCATATTTGTGTATTGATCAGAAAGGAGCGTCGTCGACAAGATTCCAAAATGCTGTGTAGAGATAATAATTGCTGTGTCTACCACGTGAGTCAGCACTTTGTTAAAAAGCCACCTGCTGTCGGACGCGGCGGCAGATGGAACTGGAGCTTGGCTGGAGATCTGAACTGGCTTAATGAAAGCCTAAATGACTCCTGGCCAGCAGAGATCGAGGGAAGGAGAGGGTTGCAGCCACATTACACATCAGAAAGGGGGCTGAATCTGGATGGGAGGAGCAGGTGGAGATCTGAAAAGAGCAGAAGCTGGAGGGAGTTCAAGGGGGGAGTGTCCAGGTGGCAGAAGGGTGGCGAGGGAGACGACTGTGGGAGGAGGTGAGAAGGAAAGACAttttgaaggaggaggaggagcagacaCCTTGTGAGTTAAAATGAGTGGGATTATGCAACAGTGAGAAGCAGGTAAGCTACTGATCTGCAGCTGCCTCGCACACATGGCCCTCCCTGATGCTTTGGCTTGTTGCagggacaaacacacacacacacacacacacacacacacacacacacacacacacacacacacacacacacaagtaaagGTTAAAGTTATGAGCTTGTGACTTCATGTCTGCTTATAttcacaaatcattttttaaaatatgtgaaacTGTATGAGTGAGAAGAGGTTGTACACTGGTGTTAAAGACCTTTCATGCTCAGCAAAGGTTCcctgcaaaaatgaaaaaataagataTTACAGATAAAAGTAAAGTTTCTTAAGTTAGGGAAACAACTGACTCAATCCACCATGAATAAAAGTTCAAGAGGCCACGTTCAAAAATATAATTGATTGCCtaaaactcaaaaaaatattgtaaaagaATGGGAATTTAACTGTTTCTGCAACGTTTACAAcatggaaatgaaaatataacaatgtGTTACACAGAATagtcaatgaaatgttaaaatgagcCGATATAAAACAGTTCAAATAGAGTCATGTGTTAAGAGGCTATTTTAATCTTTTGTAAAAATTTATGTAAAATGCTCTTGACTTATTAAACAGTATGGTGCCCATGTCTAGAGTCCCAAAATAAATCGGAGGGGTCGCAAGATACGGGATGAGAAAGTgacaaataaaagtattttttctgaCTTGCCTATGATTTTTTGTAAAATGCTAGAAACTTTTAGCTCTTCAGGTGTGTAAAAATCCTTCCACTGAAACAATATATAACCATAATCAGTGGTGAAGGGTCACACATGTCGTCTTACTTTTTAGGGTCACAAGGGACTAGATCAGAAGCCATAACTGCTGGGAACCACTGACTTAAACAGTACTGCAGTTATCTGCTGATTAATAGTTTTTGATATGCTATtgcaaatagaaaaacaaaggGTATCTGGTGTCATGCATCCCGCAGAGGAAGTAGCATCAGTGCAGACAGGTCATGCGGCGATGACACACCAACACGCAGCAGAACGGAGCAGCAGGTTATAAAAGTGCCAGCAGTGATAAGCTCATTCAAACACGTGCACTAGTCCTCATGCTGCCACAGAGTCACAAGTTACTGCATTACTGCCAACTAGTggtgaaatgtttaaataacaTTTGTGTCCTGATGTACAGTAGAATACTTCAGGTTTAAAGACTCTGACCTCCATCGTACACCTGCTGTTAACGAGGCCTGTTCCCACCTGAAGAGAACTCAACATTTTAATGCTGCTTATCAACACTTCAGTGTTTATTGTAATTAAATGATTCCCAAACAATCAGCTTCCTGCCTCAGCTGGCAGAGTGACTCATTCAGTGATTAGATTTTGGCAGAGCCCACTGCAAACTGTACACATTTTTAACACACATCTAAAACCTGTTTCCTTTGACTGTTTCTCAGAGTGATGATGACTTTATATTTTGTGGTTTCTGCATGTCGTCCTGTTCTATTTTCAGATCTCTgtttgtaaaacactttgtaaccACTGTTTAATAAGTGCTAAATGAGTAAAGCTTCCTTCCGCCCTTACTTGTggttgaaaaaatattttctgcacTGTGGCTTTGTGAGCTTGATGGATGACACAGCTAAAGGCAAATTTATGCAGCAGTTGTTTCTTTAATGCAGAAAATGTTGTCAACAAAACCTTTAATGGGACTTTgagtgcattttatttttatactccCATAGCTCTCTTTTTGATATGATTTGcatgtatatttttgtaaataatacatttttcattttttcctctcttttaaaATGTAGAAATCTAACATATCTTCTCTACATTGTGTTGATAGAATCTACACTTTTTGCACATgctcatttatacattttgttgGTATAAATCTTATTTAACTGCACTTTATAAACCACATTTACTGCCACTTTTTTGATATTCTGCTCTTCCAgttatcagaatcagaatcaggtttattgccaagtaagTGTAAGTTTGCACATACAAGCAGTTTGCCTtgctcttgttgttgttgtgcataAGAgtcaaaaacatacacaaaattaagtaatcctaaataatatcaaaaagaaaagaatttacaataaaaaatatgtaaaagtaaTTATTATATGCTGCTACAGTTGCTTAACTTCCCCTTGAGGATATTTTGTTTCATCCAATCAAATCTCAAATTTCTCCCTTAATTTGGGGAGAAGAATCGACTGCAAAAAGTAAATAGAGCAAAACTGGACTTCTTTTCATGCTTTCAGACCGAGAGCAGGCTTATCTTGTGTACTGTCTCTTTACGGGTGGTGGTGTGGTGGTTTTTGGCCATTGGACACTCAGTCTTGTGCAATCTCCACCCCGGAGCCTCTTCCTGCCCGGCCACTGTGCTTAATGAATTCctctccacccctcctcctctccatgcCACAGGGGTGTAGATGGCCCAATGTGCTGCTTTCAGATCAGCTTCTCACGTTtaatctctgtgtgtcttcatctAAAGCAAATGGGAGGTGAGATTTCATCAAAGAACAGTTAAATGCTGTTTTCTGCCCCCTTTTACTCCAAAGTCTCACTGGCTGAGAGAAACTCCTCAAGTTTCAGCTGAAGAGGTGAGAACTTAACTGAGTGAAatgatattttttataaagTATTTCACCACTAAATGCATTTGATCATTCATTCTGAGCACCCATACGTTTGTGATTGTTTCGTTGACCCACAAGTTTCATGTTAATCATTTATTCACAGCAGGTTGACCTGTGGACTTTCACTgcatgcacattttcacatatatgaaatatatagaTGTGCAGAGTTTACATTTTGCTTACTTTTGTATCATATGTGTTGTCTTTGGTAGATTATTTGCACATAAGATCAGCAGTAAGTGTTGTCTGCCTGTTGAGTACTTTCCATCCAGCTTTACTGCtgcttttttatgtatttatatttttttgtgtaacATTATAAAAGTCTTTACTTGCCTGCCAGAATGCGAAGACTCTGCTATGTCCAGTGTATGAGGAGACTGTGGGGTCCAGCACAAGTGAAAAACCTGCACACATCTGTATGCCAACTGCAACGAAAGAAGGTATTGTGCTTACAGTTTAGGCATTTAGCAGATGCTGTTACATAGTGACTTATAATGAGTGAATGTATTATATGCAGGATGCAAACTTTGGTTGGGGTAAGACAGAGGACGAGAGGTCAGGGGTCAAGATGTTTTAACAGACGTGCGACCATTATACCATTATTGAGGTGCAGAAGAGTTAGGAGTGAGTAGAGTGATGTGAACGGAGgtataaatacagtaatgaGGTGTTTGATGCAGGTTGAGTACCTTCTTCACAGAACAAATTATTtatgtgacattttaacaaaaatgtgatgttttttttaataacctACTGGATCTATTTAATGCTGTCTGTTTTCAAGAAGTTACTCAAAACTCACCTTTTTAGAGCagcttttaatgtttgatttaacATCATAAGCTTCCTTGTGCCTTTAGTGCATTTTTAGCTATCTAGGATCTTTGTTAAACTTGTTGTGTACAGCATATTTGAGCATCTTGAGAAGTATCATCCTCTGCTCTAaaatgtattatcattattaaatgcaaatgcataaatttaatatgtttaaatttacaAATGCTCTGTTACTTTAACTCTATGACTCTACTGTTGTATATTATTATTCTATTTAATGTACAAACTGAAGTCTGGCTCAAAGTCCGGCACTCTCAACTTGTGCAGTTTGGTTTGACCAATAAATATCAAACTCTGGTTAGACGTTAATCAAGCAGGTCATTGATCCTTCTGACatactttatactgtatgtggatgTTTCAAGTTTGCACTGTAGTTTTGCATTAACTGATACATTCTTCAGTGATAAAAACGAGTTCAACCTTTGAAAAAAATACTATATTAACCTcttgctgctttttaaaaaatactgaatactgaAATAATATTTATCTAAAAAATGTGTGCACCCTCTCTACTTTACTATTAGTAGTAAGAgtaatagatagatagataaatcACCTTTGTTTACTGATTAACAAAGATGAAAATACACAACCAACACAAGTCATttaacaaaagtgtaaaaaccaaacataaatacaacacaaacacaagacaaatgacttataaaataacaaaaagaacacaaagaaaagacaaatataaGTACATTACAGGGATAAAACAGACACTTTAAGAAAAACAGGAGCGttcattatataaaacataaggGCTGACAGAAAATTTTCAACTAATTTTTAAATGCAACAAAACTTGgagcaattttttaaaaaatctacatttatgtatgtaaaatTTACCCATAATCAAGATATTATTACACATAAACTTGACATCTTTGTTTTgcataaaaacaccaaactcAATAGCATGATATTCAAAAACAGGTGTTACATTCTTTGTAAGTAACCATTCATGGATTCTGACCCAAAAGGTCTTAAAAATAGTGGAAAGATGTTCCTGAGATTCAATagataaatattgttaattgttttgagATGAACTTCCTTCATTTTAGGCGACAAAGCAAGTGGTAAGAAGCAGTAGGAATGTTGTCATTGGTATCACGATTTTAAAAAAGCTCTTATTTTGAAATCCTCCAAATTGCCTAAGTACTTCCTGGGTCAGGAGCAGCAGGAAACCAGGACAAGGATCACTAGTGAGTGCGCTCTTGTCATTGTCAGTTTtcttctcattctctctttcttcttctgtggcctGTAAACGCGTCTCTGGTCTCAGTCGTTACACATGTGTGAACATCTGTCAGCagtcagagttggtttaagtaACTTGAGGCATCCATCTTGGAAACTAGTGTATCAACAGATCCTGATTTTGACACCAGTGATGCGATATTGTGATGTCATATGTATTGTGTGCTTTGTCACCACCcagagcgcacacacacagtgtcggCTGGTGCACTTTATTCACTAGGAGACAGTCTGGTGCATTGTGTATGTATCAGTAATAaacatttagttgtttttgttttacacaaaacaaataacttgcatcacaaacacaaacataactaTACAAATTACAATAGACataccacatacagtatatacatataaatacacctatacaaacatacatacatgtacatacatgtcAAGTGCTATAtgtaactgtaaaacaaaaacaaagcacttCTACAGCAATTTAGATTAATACTTAATTCTATAGCAGGatctaaatgaaaatatttagttAATAGATAATATTAAGTTGGTTTGTTTTTAGTAATTTGATTAAGCTAAATTTATTCAGTATAATGCACCATTTAAGCATAACATGTGTtgtaaaattagattttaacTCCACAAGATGGAGCCTTGAGATTAGCCAATGCAGGTGTTGCCTCAAGGCCCTTATTGTGTCAGCTTATAATGTGCTTTACTGCAAACAGTGCTAACAAAGTTAGCAGTTAATTACATTACCACAAGGTGAAATTACAGCTTTCAGGCCCCTTGAGGGTCTGAGGACCCTCGGTTGTAATCCAGCTTTGTGTACATCGCAAAGAAAAccagaagaagtattcagatcctttacttaactaaaagtaccaatacagcagtgtaaaaatactccattagaagtaaaagtcctgcataaaAAATCCTAAGtcataagtaaaagtacataactattagcagcaaaatgtagttaaagtattgcagtaaaagtagtggtttgttccttctgactgatatattattatatatgacatcattagattattaatactgaagcatcagtgtgtaagcagcatgttactgttgtagctgctggaggtggagctagtttgaactactttatatacagttagcaagtttagtccagtggttcccaatctaggggtcgggcccctccaaagggtcaccagataaatctgaggggtcgtgagtTGATTGatcagagaggaaagaagaaaaaacaaagttctgatacacaaatctgttttcagtttttggactttttctctcatctttgatttttggtgaaatattggatcatttgaacatttattgaaatgaaaccatgtgagaagtttggagggaaaaatcactatttggtggagctgttaacaactcatagacatctgacatgtgaccccgactacacactgctttttgtaagacgtcaaaagccaaaaaggttggaaaccactggtttcatctttaacaacgtgtctgtattttaaaagcttgttatattatccattgcatcaaatcttcatctgaaaagtaactaaagctgtcaaataaatgtagtaaagtAGAAAGTACATAAATTTACCTctgaatgtagtggagtggaggtataaagtagcataaataGCAGTACATgtacctcaaatttgtacttaaatacagtacttgagtaaatgtacttagtcactttccaccactgatgaaAACCAACTGAAGGAGCAGCTTTTATGTtcattctgtgttttgtttgagttgtcctgctttgttttaaattctgtttcatCCTTACAGGTGATGGAAGCGGACAAACCGTGGGCTCTGATCTCAGAGGTGGGCGAGCAAGGTTACATCGAAGATGTCACCGATATAATGACGCAACACTTCCAAATCATCAGTCACAGAGACTTCCTGCAAAACCCGCAGCTGCACGCCCCAAAAATCCAGGCCATGTTTGTGTGGAACGCCTGCCCCGCGGCCAAGCCCTCGCTGCTCACTTCGCTTCCCGCCCTGAAGGTGGTCGCCAACGGAGGAGTGGGCATCGACCACCTGGATGTGCCGTACATCACCAGTCTCGGGGTGAAGGTGACCAACACGCCCGGTGTGGTCAGCGATGCCACAGCAGATATCGCCATGGGTCTGCTTCTGGCATCGGCACGCAAGATTGTTGAAGGTGAGGTCAAAGGTTAACTCACTGCTTACAATTAGAGAACCAAGATTTACAGGCTTTTTTACAGCTTTGAGAGCGAGTGTGAGCAAAAACTAAAACAAGATGCAGTCAGATTTTGAAGAAGACGTTGCATCAGTCACAACCTTCAGCTTGTCTGTGGGTTTATTAATATTTGTAGATAAATGGTAGAAATACAGCTACACAATTGtcttaaatatacatttaaaaaaacaaataaatccagGGTATTTACAGACTTTGTCAAGTAATTTATGAAGTGATTAATTTTCAGTTTAAGTAGGATTATGTTACTTATGTTTCTAGCAATAAAACTGCAAATACACTCTGGATTTTTCTATAGcctcactttatttattatgaCCAATAGCTTATAGCAGCTATAATGCTTAATAGCAAATTTAAAATCTACTGTGTAACATTATTCTGTCTGACTTTATGATTAGTCTTTACTTGTGCTGCATTTCAGCATGAACCATTATCCTGTAATTGTCACTATTGGCTACAGTTGTCGTTATACAACAAGTATTACATTGGCTAACTTTAAATAATACCATTCAAAACAGTATTGGTTAAAAAAGGTCTAAAAATGTGCCAATTAATACTTCCATAAcctggttttattattttcttcttaaatggaattacatattttatattattatatatttttgaacTTGTAAATTAATTTGGAAAATGATTTATGcctttaaaaagtaataatttagTTATAATTTTTCCAATCAGACATAATCTCAACAATACAGCTTTACTGTTTCACATTTTTGGTTTCAGCCACTCTTTAATTTAAAGTAGAAGACAGATTACTAAATGTAATAACAGGAAAGTAAAACTtaaatgcctttttaaaattaaaatttgaaaataaatttaTAAATATCATAATTTTAAAGCCACCTACAGCCTCCGTATAAAGTACACGGCAGCGATCAGTGATGGTTTTAAAAACTTAACTGACTGAAGTGTTTtggtctttcttcttcttcaaaggTCATCAAATCGCTGTGGACCCAAAGACCACCCATATACCACAATGCCTGATGGGAGTTGAAGTCACGGGGTCCACTCTGGGGATCATCGGGATGGGAGACATCGGACACAAAATCGCTCAAAGAAGCAAAGGATTTGATATGAAGATCTTGTATCACAACAGGAAGAGAAGGTAAAACTGTGAGGACTAAATAGTTTATTATTGGTACATTTAGAAATTTCTtattaaaaattataataaaacaaagaaatacaagaTCAACAGCTGAACATATGTTGGTATCCACTTCTTTTTGGATACCAACATATGTAAAACATGTTGAGTGTTGTTGCTTTTGAACTGACATGTCCTATTTAagaatatgtttaaaatgtaaactgaTGTTAAAAATTAATATTCAAGACATTTT is part of the Thunnus albacares chromosome 19, fThuAlb1.1, whole genome shotgun sequence genome and encodes:
- the zgc:136493 gene encoding probable 2-ketogluconate reductase isoform X1; the encoded protein is MRRLCYVQCMRRLWGPAQVKNLHTSVCQLQRKKVMEADKPWALISEVGEQGYIEDVTDIMTQHFQIISHRDFLQNPQLHAPKIQAMFVWNACPAAKPSLLTSLPALKVVANGGVGIDHLDVPYITSLGVKVTNTPGVVSDATADIAMGLLLASARKIVEGHQIAVDPKTTHIPQCLMGVEVTGSTLGIIGMGDIGHKIAQRSKGFDMKILYHNRKRRSVEDEQAVGASYCESMDDLLRRSDFVMLAVNLTPETTGLISHRELALMKPTATLVNVSRGLVVDQDALVKALQSGTIRAAALDVTHPEPLPRDHPLLGLPNVLITPHVGTNTYTTTRRMVQRMVDNAVAAVKGQCIPNEVKTK
- the zgc:136493 gene encoding probable 2-ketogluconate reductase isoform X2, producing the protein MEADKPWALISEVGEQGYIEDVTDIMTQHFQIISHRDFLQNPQLHAPKIQAMFVWNACPAAKPSLLTSLPALKVVANGGVGIDHLDVPYITSLGVKVTNTPGVVSDATADIAMGLLLASARKIVEGHQIAVDPKTTHIPQCLMGVEVTGSTLGIIGMGDIGHKIAQRSKGFDMKILYHNRKRRSVEDEQAVGASYCESMDDLLRRSDFVMLAVNLTPETTGLISHRELALMKPTATLVNVSRGLVVDQDALVKALQSGTIRAAALDVTHPEPLPRDHPLLGLPNVLITPHVGTNTYTTTRRMVQRMVDNAVAAVKGQCIPNEVKTK